From the Lolium rigidum isolate FL_2022 chromosome 2, APGP_CSIRO_Lrig_0.1, whole genome shotgun sequence genome, one window contains:
- the LOC124686627 gene encoding premnaspirodiene oxygenase-like, translating into MAAVLPLCLLLVLLLAIPLLFLKTRRPPPAVRLPPGPWALPVIGHLPHLAGALPHRALRDLARRHGPLMMLRLGELDAVVASSPDAAREIMKTHGASLASRPMTCIQQMAYGDDEGLIFAPYGEAWRQLRKICTVELLSSRRVQSFGPVREEELGRLLRSVAASANSPVNLTVGISAYVADATVRAIVGSQFKQRDAYLKMLHDGLEIVPGMTLPDIFPSSRLVRFFSSVPGRMLRHSKGMKQFMDAIIQEHQESRVSGGGDTEEKDLLDVLLRLQKEANSEYPLTTDNIKTVMLDMFGAGSETAATTLQWAMAELIRNPRVMRKAQDEVRQHFAGQGKVTEAGLADLHYLRVVVKETLRMRPPAPLLLPRVCGSPCQVLGFDVPEGAMVMVNAWAIGMDPAHWDAPEEFAPERFERNGRDFKGADFEFLPFGAGRRICPGMAFGLAHVEIALAALLFHFDWELPGGMAAGDLDMTEQFGVTTSLRSDLVVVAVPRVPVPTE; encoded by the exons ATGGCCGCCGTGCTCCCGCTCTGCCTTCTTCTCGTGCTTCTCCTCGCCATCCCGCTCCTCTTCCTGAAGACCAGGCGCCCGCCGCCTGCCGTGCGGCTCCCGCCGGGGCCGTGGGCGCTGCCGGTCATCGGCCACCTGCCCCACCTGGCGGGCGCGCTCCCGCACCGCGCGCTGCGCGACCTGGCGCGGCGCCACGGCCCGCTCATGATGCTCCGCCTCGGCGAGCTCGACGCCGTGGTGGCGTCGTCCCCGGACGCGGCGCGCGAGATCATGAAGACCCACGGCGCCTCCTTAGCGTCCAGGCCGATGACCTGCATCCAGCAGATGGcgtacggcgacgacgagggcctcATCTTCGCGCCCTAcggcgaggcgtggcggcagctccGCAAGATATGCACCGTGGAGCTCCTCAGCTCCCGCCGCGTGCAGTCCTTCGGCCCCGTCCGCGAGGAGGagctcggccgcctcctccgctccgtcgcgGCCTCCGCTAATTCGCCGGTGAACCTGACCGTGGGCATATCGGCCTACGTCGCGGACGCCACGGTGCGCGCCATCGTCGGCAGCCAGTTCAAGCAGCGGGACGCGTACCTGAAGATGCTGCACGACGGGCTCGAGATCGTGCCCGGGATGACCCTTCCCGACATCTTCCCCTCCTCGCGCCTCGTGCGGTTCTTCAGTAGCGTCCCCGGCCGGATGCTGCGCCATAGCAAGGGGATGAAGCAATTCATGGACGCCATAATCCAGGAGCACCAGGAGAGCAGAGTGTCGGGCGGCGGCGACACAGAAGAAAAAGACTTGCTCGACGTGCTCCTGAGGCTTCAAAAGGAAGCCAACTCTGAATATCCGCTCACCACGGACAACATCAAGACCGTCATGCTG GACATGTTTGGCGCAGGGAGcgagacggcggcgacgacgctgCAGTGGGCGATGGCGGAGCTGATACGGAACCCGAGGGTGATGCGGAAGGCGCAGGACGAGGTCCGGCAACACTTTGCCGGCCAGGGCAAGGTGACCGAGGCCGGCCTGGCGGACCTGCACTACCTGCGGGTCGTCGTCAAGGAGACGCTCCGGATGCGTCCCccggcgccgctgctgctgccgcgcgTGTGCGGCAGCCCGTGCCAGGTGCTCGGGTTCGACGTGCCCGAGGGCGCCATGGTGATGGTGAACGCGTGGGCGATCGGCATGGACCCGGCGCACTGGGACGCGCCGGAGGAGTTCGCGCCGGAGCGGTTCGAGCGGAACGGGAGGGACTTCAAGGGGGCGGACTTCGAGTTCCTGCCGTTCGGTGCCGGGCGGCGGATCTGCCCCGGCATGGCCTTCGGGCTGGCGCACGTGGAGATCGCGCTCGCGGCGCTGCTGTTCCATTTCGACTGGGAGCTGCCGGGCGGGATGGCGGCCGGCGACCTTGACATGACGGAGCAGTTTGGTGTCACGACAAGTCTCCGGTCTgatctcgtcgtcgtcgccgtccctcGTGTCCCTGTGCCAACGGAGTAG